From the Gallaecimonas pentaromativorans genome, the window GGTAAACACCGACACCCCGTTCTCGTAATCCACATTGGTGCCAGCGCCGGCATCCAGGGCCACCGCCGAGGCCTGGGCGCCAAACTCCAACTCGCCCTTGGTAAAGCGTTTGAAGGCATCGGCGGTTTTGAAGAACACGATTTGGCTGTAGGTCTGGCCGCCTATCTGAAAGCCTAAGGTCAGCTGCTTGAGGCGGCTGGTGCCCACCAGCTTGCGGTTCACAAACACCAGGCCCTCGCCGTAGGCGCCGCCGAGGATAAGGCCACCTTTGGCCA encodes:
- a CDS encoding YSC84-related protein, which produces MRLWPLIVLCFSFGFVPKGNCADTQRLESETAVTIKEFLQTDPGLKAFFNRAHGYAVFPKVAKGGLILGGAYGEGLVFVNRKLVGTSRLKQLTLGFQIGGQTYSQIVFFKTADAFKRFTKGELEFGAQASAVALDAGAGTNVDYENGVSVFTMAQGGLMYEAALAGQVFTYRAIH